CAGCCGCGCGTCGACATCGCGCAGCTGCGGGCGGACCTCGTCGAAAGCGAACGGGAGCACGGACCGGAGCACCGGAACACCCTGTCCATCCGCGCGGTGCTCGGCAGCACCTACCTCCGGGCCGGAGACGTCCGGTCGGCCACCGAGGTCCTGGAAGCCGCTCTGGGGTACTCCCTGTGGGTGTTGGGACCGGACCATCCGGTCACTCTGAACACCAGTCACCAACTCGGGGACGCCTACTACGCCGCCGGCCGGCACGCGCTGGGGACCGAGATGGTCCGCGAGGCCCTGGCCGACTGCGAACGGGTGTTGGGCCCCGACCAGTGGGAGACCGAGAACGTGAGGGCCACCCTCGTCTACATGGCCGCGTCCTCCCTGATCACCCGCATCCCCGGGGCCCGGGCGGTGAGCCGGCTGCTGAAACGGTTGCGCCGCCGCAGCCGGCCGGACGGATCCGCCCCGCCGGACGGGCACCAGGGGTGGATCCGCCCCGACCCCGACCCCGAGCGGGTCCGCGCGGCCGCGGCCGAGGGCCTGCGGCTGTGCAGGAAAGGCGAACTGCGGGCGTCGGAAGGGCACCTGCGCGTCGCCGCCGACGGCGGGAACACCTCGGCGATGGCCAATCTGGGGATGGTACTGGCCCGGACCGGCCGCCCCGCCGGAGCCGAGTCATGGCTGCTGCGCGCGGTGGAAGCCGGAGAGGAGACCGCGGGCGGGCCCCTCGGAAGCCTGCTGGCCGAGACGGGACGGTTCAAGGAGGCCCAACCCTGGCTCAGGCGAGCCGCGGCGACCGGCTCGGTCGACTCGATGATGGACCTCGGGCACGTACTCATCCGCACCCGCGGCGGGCGGAGCGAGGCCGAGCTCTGGTATCGGCGGGCGGCCGCCGCGGGCGACCCGGAGGCCGCACTCTTTCTGGAACAGTGGGCCGCCCGGCACCCCCGACGACGGCCGGGACCCGGCTGAACCGCTCGACCGCCCCGGCCCCTGCTCCGCGGCCTCTTCGCACCGGCTGAGTACGATCACCTACGCCGACCTGAGTACGCGAGTGGTTGCTCGCCGCGCGCGGCGCCGGAACGATGAACGCATGCGCCGACTGCTGCTGTTTGCCCCGCTGTTGCTGATCACCGTGGGCTGTGGGGTGATGCCGTCCTCCGAGGACGAGGCGACGGACGCCGCACGGGAGGTGGCCAGGAAGGCGGGCGAGCGGCTCTACGGGCAGCGTGAGCGCACGGCGGAGGAGGTCGGGCGCTCCGCTTCCGGCATCGACGGCGTCGAGGTGCTGCGGATCACGGGTACCTCGACACACGACGGGGACGGCGTCGACGTGGTCGTCCGCACGTCCGGCTCGGCGTACGAGGGATGGCTCGCCCCGGAGGAGGTCGTGCTACGGCGTTGTTTCGAGGTGCGGGTGTCGCCCGACTCGGAGTGGAGCGAGGACCCCCGTGACGTGGACTGCCCGGATGGTCCTCCGCTGACCTTCGCCCCGCCACCCGAACCACCTCGGCTGCCGTACGAGGAGCTCCGCGCGAAACTACCCCGGGTGCCGGAGGGCGGCCGGGTGGACGAGGCCGAGGTGCGCCGGACGCTCGCCGCCCTGGACCTGCCTCCGGCGATCCGTACCGAGGTGAAGACAGACGGCGGCAGGGTCGGCGTTCTCCTGTCGGTCAAGGGCAACGGTTTCGACGCGCAGGACTGCCTTCTTGCCCGTGTGGGCCCCGGTGCCACCGAAGTGTGGGTGCCGCCCCGGATCCAGCGGATGCCCGGAGAGGGCGGATGCACCGTCGGCAATGCCCTGGACCCGAAACCGTCACCGCACTGAACGGCGAGGTGCGAAGCAGCGCCGGACAGGTTGCCACGCGGGCGGCGGCAGCGGCGCCGGACAGGTTGCCACGCGGGCAGCGGTAGCGGCGCTCGGCGTGCAGGTCCGTGGCGTGTGCGTGGTCGAGCAGGTCCCACGACCGGGCATCGAAGACCGGCCACGCCTTGTGAGATCCGGCCATTGTGGATTTCCGCGGCAGCAACGGGCGTGGCGCCGGTAACCGCCTCGGCGTGGGGGCGTTGGTCTGGTGGATCCCCGAGGCCGTCAGGGCCGTTCAGGGTTCCACCGACGACCACGGCCCGATGTCTCCGCGCTCTCGCGGTACCGCCTTCGGGCCGCCCGAAAGCCGTTCTCATCGCCGGCGCACCGCCATCTGTTCCTTGCCCGGGCGCCGTTCACGCAGACACCCCTGGAGTTGTTCCATGTCCACGCAGCCACAGCCCGGTCACGGCAATCCGCACCAGCCGGACGGGCAGCTCCCTCCGCCGAAGCAGGGCATGAGTACACGCCTGAAGGTGGCGCTGGGCTGCGGTGTCCCCACCCTCCTCGGTCTGATTCTGCTCGGCGGTTGCGCGGCCTTGTTCACCAAGGCAGCCGACGACGTCGGCAAGGACCTCGACAAGAACCACGATTCCGCTGTCGTCTCCCCAGGGGGCGCGGCCAAGGCCGCCGGCGGCTCCAAGGACGGCGAGCCGGACATCACCCACGACGTGAAGGTCACGTCGTGCACGGTGAGGACCGGCGAATTCGGAAGCAGGGAACTCGACCTCAGGATCGAGTACGTCAACAGCGGCGACCGCCGGTTCACCTATCTTGCCGAGGGCGAGATCACCGTCAACGGCGAGAAGAAGAGCGACATCATCTCCACCGGCCAGAACCTCGCACCCGGCCAGAAGTACACGGACGACAAGGCCGGAAGCCTGGCATTCGACGTTGCCAACTCCGCGAAGTCCTCCGACAAGATCGAGTGCAAGCTCATCAAGGTCTCCCGCAACTCCTACTGACAGGCGCGCGGCGGAACAGGACCGCGACGGAGCCGTCCGCTGCTACTTCGGAGCCGCCCGACAAGCCTCGGTCGCGTCGTTCTTGGAGATGCCGGCCTGGTCCAGGCTGGCGGTGCAGCTGGTCTGGTTGCCGATCTGGCCCTGGTAGCAGGCCTGCCGCACCACATCCGTGACCTGCTTGTTCTTTTGCGTGACGTGTTGCTCGCAGGCCTGGATGTCCGCGTGGGCGGCCGGGGCGGCAATGACGACGCCGCCGGCGGCGAGGGCCAGGCCGGCGAGAAGGCTGGGGATACGAGCCGACGAACGCATACGGGTACACCTGCTCTCTCGGGCGGTCACGCGATCCGCGACGCACCGGATCACGGGCGGGGGCGGCGTGCGGAGCAGGCACTCCGGGGGCGACCGGCTCGACACATCGGTCACCCTCGCACCTTCGACGCTAGAGCACGCCACCGGTGCACGCACTTCAGGCCGGCCGGGCGAGCGGTAACGCAGCAGACCGGCCACACCCGCCGCAGCGAGCCCACGTACCGCCAGGGCCGCGAGGCTCTCCTCGCCCGGTGCGGCCGTCGCGGGTGGTTCGCTCCGTCAGGGTGGTCAGTAGCCGGTGCCGCGCTTGGTCTGGGCGCGTTCGATTCCGTGGGCGGCCCCCTTGTTGTCCAGGGTGCGACAGGCGTCGGCGATGTCCTGGCTGAGACGATCGATCTGCTCGCGGCTCAGGGTTTCCTTGACCAGGGCGCGCAGGATCTTCACCTTCTCCGCGTTGGGCGGGAGTGTGTATGCCGGGACCATCCAGCCACGCTCGGCCGAGAGTTGCCAGGCGATGTCGGACTCGTCGTAGGCGTTCTCGCCGGAGAGACGGAAGGCGACCAGCGGCAGCTGCTCGAGGTCGCTCCCGATCACTTCGAAGCGGCCGCTGCTTCGCAGGTTGTCCGCCAGTGCGCGGGCGTTCTCCTGCATGATCTTCATGACGTAGGTGTAGCCCTGGCGGCCGAGCCGTACGAAGTTGTAGTACTGCGCGAGCACCATCGACGCCCCGGTGGAGAAGTTCAGCGTGAACGTCGCGTCGGTCTTGCCCAGGTAGTTCTCGTAGAACACGAGGTCCTTGGCGAGGTCGCTTTCCTCGCGGAAGATCAGCCATCCGATGCCGGGGTAGACCAGGCCGTATTTGTGCCCCGAGACGTTGATCGAACGGACCTGCTCGAGCCGGAAGTCCCATTTGGAATCCGGGTAGAGGAAGGGCCACACGAATGCGCCGCTGGCTCCGTCGACGTGGATCGGAATGTCGAGGTCCCGTTCTTTGCGAACGTCCCGAAGGAGCTTGTCGATGCCGACGACGTCGTCCTTGTGGCCGGTGAACGTGGTGCCGAGGACGGCGACGACGCCGATCGTGTTCTCGTCGAGGTGGGGCTCCACATCCTGCGGACCGATCGTGTACTTGCCCTCGGCGAGCGGCACGATCCGCGGCTCGACATCGAAGTAGCGACAGAACTTCTCCCATACGACGTGGACGTCGCCCCCGAAGATCAGGTTGGGCCGATCGATCGACAGGCCGGCTGCCTGGCGGCGCTCGCGCCACTTCCACTTCAACGACAGCGCGCCCAGCATGATCGCCTCGGATGATCCCTGGGTCCGACATCCGGTCGTCGCGCCCGGTGCGTGGAAGAGGTCGGCAAGCATGCGCACGCAACGCTGCTCGATCTCGGCAGAGATCGGGTACTCGGCGTGGTCGATGAAATTGCGGTGGAGGTTCTCGGCGATCAGCCGTTGTGCCTCGGGCTCCATCCACGTGGTGACGAACGTGGCGAGGTTGCGCTGGGGGTCGCCTTCCATGGCGAGATCCACGTCCACGAGCCTCATCGCGTCCGTCGCGGGCATCCCCTTCTCGGGGAAGGTCTCCGAGGGAGCGGGCACCGTCAAGAATCGGTTACCGAAAAGAGCGGATTCGTCGCGCTTGGTCATGCGGCGATTCAACAGTGCCGGGGCCTGCGCGGGCGGGGGACACACCGTGTCCCCGCGGAGTGGAGCCCCGAGCCAGTGCAGACGCAGGATGGGCGACGGAGCCGGCTGCCGGCGGGTACCGCAGGACACCGACAGCCCGCCCCCTGCCGCTCACCGGTGCATGCGGGCGCCCTTGAGCACCTTGTCCACGGAGTTGCGGGGTCCGTGGACGGCGATCCCGACCAGGTCGAGCCGGCCCTTGCCCACCGCCGCCACCGCTGCCCGGTTTGCTCCGTCGTGGCCCGTGCCGAACAGGTCCGAGGTGAACACCGCGGTCGGCAGTCCGCGTCGCACCGCCCGCTCGTGCGCCGCCGTCACCGCTTCCTTCCCGCCCTCGAAGACCAGAACGGGTTGGCGGAACATCGGCAGGTAGGGAGTGCCATCGGCGTCCTGGTACGGCTCGCCGACCAACTCGGGGAGGGCCGTTCCGAGCCCGCTGACGAGGAACGCGGTCACGTTCAGCCGCTGCCACGTCTCCAGGTCGTCACGCAGCAGAATCGCGATCTTGGTGTCGAAGCGCACGGGTGCATTCGCGCCGCCCACTTCGACCTGCCCGTTGCTCTCGTTCTTCGTCTCGTTGCTCATGCCCTGAGACTGCCGGGCTCGGCCTCGCGCGGTCTTGTACGTTGTTTGCGTGCAGCTCCAGCAGGAAGTCTCGGCCTGGCGCCCGCGGGTCGCGGGTGTCGTCGAGGTCTTCCACGCCCGTTTCACCGCGCACGCGTACCCCATGCACGTCCACGACGAGTGGACCCTCCTGATCGTCGATGACGGAGCCGTCCGCTACGACCTGGACCGCCACCGACGCGGCACCCCGGGCGGCACCGTGAGCCTGCTCCCGCCCCAGGTTCCCCACAACGGCTCCGCCGCCACCTCGCACGGGTTCCGCAAGCGCGTCGTCTACCTCGACACGACGGTGCTGGACGAGCGCTTCATCGGCGCCGCCGTGGACGGCCCGGACCTCGCCGACTCGGTCCTGCGCCGGCGCGTCGGGCAGCTCCACCGGGCCCTGACCTCTCCCGGTGACGCATTCGAGGCGGAGAGCCGGCTGGCCCTGATCGGCGAACGGCTGCGCGCGCTGCTCCAACCACGCCTCGAACTCCCCGGCGGGCACACCGCGCCGCCCGGCACCGACGCCCGCCACGGCATCGCGCGCAGCCTGCGCGAACTCCTCGACGAGCGGGTGGTCGCCGGCATCTCCTTGCCGGAAGCGGCCGGTCTGGTCCAGGCCCACCCCGCCCATCTGGTGCGCTCGTTCAGTGCCGCCTTCGGCATCCCCCCGCACCAGTACCTCATCTCGCGCCGAGTCGCCCTGGCCCGCCGGCTGCTCCTCGATGGCCGCCCGGCCGCCGAGGTGGCGGTCGAGGCGGGATTCCACGACCAGTCGCACTTCACCCGGCACTTCAAGCGAATCGTGGGCACCACCCCCGGACGCTACGCCCGCTCCGCGATGCCCTGACACCAACGATGCGCACCATCCGGCCCCCTTCGGCCAAGGTGTCAACGACGGGGAACGAACCCGGTGCCACGGGAGGTCAGGTCCGAGAGGGCCCGGGACTCTCTTCCATCCTGGCGATCCGGCGCAGGTTCTCCGCCGCGGGAATGCATTTGTTCCGTGCTGAGCGGCTGTACCAGAGCACGGCCTCCCTCATCCGCCCCTGCTCCTCGTACAGGGTGCCGAGGTTGTTCATGGCCATGAACCCCTGGGCGTCACCAAGGTCGTCGAAGATCTCGATCGCCTCGTGCAGTGCGGCCTCGGCCTCCTCATGGCGGGCGGTCCCGCCCAGCGGAGCGGCGATCTGCATCAGGGCCTGCGCTTCGCCTTCGCGTTCGTCGAGCGCACGATAGAGGCGCAGCGCCGACTCGCATGCGGCGAGAGCCCGGGCGTGTTTCCCCTGACTGGCCAGGCATGCACCCAGGTTGTTCGCGGCCACCGCGACGAAATGCTCTTCGTGCACAGACTCGAAGAGTCGCCCCGCCTCTTCCAAAAGCGCCTCGGCCCGCGCGGCCTCGTCCCGCAGGAGCCGCAACATGCCGAAGCTGAGGAGCGTCCGGGCACGGTAGGCGGTGAGATCCGGCCGAGTGCTGACGCCCGTCGCCGTCGCCATCGCCGGATCCGGCGGGTCACGGTGTTCCGGTGGTGAGAACAGTGTCAGCGCCTCGGTGTGGATCGTGAGTCCATCCAGGGCCGTACGCGCCGCCCTCAGCGTCGTGGCGTAGTTGCTGACCGCGACGTGGGGCGGTTCGTTCTCGTCCTCGGCAAAGAGCCGTGCGGCCCGATGGCCGGCCCGAATGGATTCGCGCAGCCTTCCTGACGCACGCAGCTGCTCCGCCAGCAGAAGTTGAACGCCCGCCTCCCGTCGGGTGTCGCCACCTGCGGCGTAGGCGTCCGCCGCTTCACGCGAGGCGGTCAGAGCGTCGTCAGGCCTGCTCATCCTGCCGTACGCCACGGCGATGCGAGAGAGCATCCGCCCACGAGCGACCTGGTTGTCCAGCTCGGCGAACATGGTCTCGGCCTGCCGGTACAACTCCACGGCCCGACGACGATTGTCCCTGGCGTCGTAACACAGACCCAGTTCTCCCAGGAGTTCCGCCTCCAACGAGCGCTCGTTGGTGCGGTGGAAGAACGCGGTCGCCTTCCGGAGCGCCTCGGTAGCGGCCTTGTAGTCGCCCTTGTGCCGCAGAGACCTGCCGAGCTGGGCGGTGGCGACCGCCGCGGCGTGGGCGTCTCCGACTTCGTCGAACACCGCGATGGCGCGTCTGCAGGTCACGATCTCGTCGTCCTGGTGGAGCGTCGCGTCGCGACCGTCTTGACTGTCCTCGTCCTCCTCGTCCTCCTGGCCGAAGGACATGGCGGCGAGATTCGTCAGTGCCCCCGCCTCGTGCCGGACGTCTCCCTGGTTCCGGAAGACGGCGATAGCCCGGCGAAGCATGGTCCGAGCCTCCCCCTCCCGGCCCATTCGGGCCAGGCAGGTCGCCCAGTTGACGTCCACCTCTGCCGCGGACCGGACGTCGCCGCTTCGGGAGAAGAGCGCTGCGGTCGCCGCGAACTGCTCGTACGCCTCGTCCAGCCGGTGTTCCTCCATCATGACCAGACCGGTGGCATTCGAGGCGTTCGCCTCACCGACCAGGTTGTCCGCCGCCCGGTGCAGGTCGGCGGCGAGCTCCAGGACGGGCAGTGCCTCACCGTTGCGGCCCGCGGCGGTGAGCGCCTGGCCCAGATTGAGTGTCGCGTGGGCGAGACCCTCCCCGCCGATCTTCTTCGCGGCTCGCCACCCTGCCTGCGCGGTGAGGACCCATTCGTCGAGGTGGCGACGCAGCTCGAAGAAGCTCGACAGCCGCAGGGCGAGCCCAAGCACGAACTCCCACTGCTCCTGCTCGGCCGCCCGCACGGTCGACGCCACCAGATTCGGCAACTCGGATTCCAGCCAGCCGATGGCCTCCGCCCGGGCAGGGAAGAGCCCAGTGCCCGACTTCGCCCCGGCGATGCTCGCTTGGGCTTCCCGCACGTTGAAGGCGTAGAAGACGAGCAGCCGGCCGGCCGCGCGTCCGCGTCCGTCCGCTTCCCTGTCCTCCCAGCCGCGCTCGTTCGCGTAGATCCGCAACAAGTCGTGCATCCGCCACCTGCCGTACTCCGACCCGGACTCCACCAGGTGCGCGCGGTGCAGAGCCTCCAGGAGGCGGCGAGTGACATGCTCACGGGCGTCCAGCAGCGCTGCCGCCGTCCGCACCGCCACGTCCGGACCCGTGTTGAGCGGTAACAGGCGAAAGAGCAGGGCCTGCTGGGCGTCGAGCCGTCGATAGGAGAGATGGAATGCTGCTCGTACCGCCACCTCTTCCCGTTCCAACTCGTCCAACCGCTCCTCGCGTGCCTCCGCGAGGTCGCGGGCCATCGCGGCGAGGGGCTTCTCGGGCTGGTCGGCGAGCAGCGCGGTGACGATCTGCAGGGCGAGCGGCAGAAACCCGCACAACCGGGCAATCTCGGCAGCATGCTCGGGCGCGGTGGCGACGCGGGTATCCGACGCGCCGTTCGAGGCCATCAGCCCCTTCTCCAACAGTGCGATCGCCTCGTGCGGTTGGAGTACCGGCAGTCGGTGCACACGCGCACCGGGGACGCCGAGCGCGTGCCGGGACGTGATCAGTACGGCGCCGCCATCGGGAGGGAGCAGGAACCGTACGCCCTCGACGGTCGCCGCGTTGTCGAGGACAACCAGCAGGCGGCGGCCGGCGTCGGCATAGGCACGCAGGATCGTCGTGTAGATCCGGGCGCGTTCCTGCACGTCGGAGGGTACCTGCTCAGCCG
This region of Streptomyces sp. NBC_00513 genomic DNA includes:
- a CDS encoding DUF2000 domain-containing protein yields the protein MSNETKNESNGQVEVGGANAPVRFDTKIAILLRDDLETWQRLNVTAFLVSGLGTALPELVGEPYQDADGTPYLPMFRQPVLVFEGGKEAVTAAHERAVRRGLPTAVFTSDLFGTGHDGANRAAVAAVGKGRLDLVGIAVHGPRNSVDKVLKGARMHR
- a CDS encoding translation initiation factor IF-2 → MRRLLLFAPLLLITVGCGVMPSSEDEATDAAREVARKAGERLYGQRERTAEEVGRSASGIDGVEVLRITGTSTHDGDGVDVVVRTSGSAYEGWLAPEEVVLRRCFEVRVSPDSEWSEDPRDVDCPDGPPLTFAPPPEPPRLPYEELRAKLPRVPEGGRVDEAEVRRTLAALDLPPAIRTEVKTDGGRVGVLLSVKGNGFDAQDCLLARVGPGATEVWVPPRIQRMPGEGGCTVGNALDPKPSPH
- a CDS encoding glutamate decarboxylase, producing MTKRDESALFGNRFLTVPAPSETFPEKGMPATDAMRLVDVDLAMEGDPQRNLATFVTTWMEPEAQRLIAENLHRNFIDHAEYPISAEIEQRCVRMLADLFHAPGATTGCRTQGSSEAIMLGALSLKWKWRERRQAAGLSIDRPNLIFGGDVHVVWEKFCRYFDVEPRIVPLAEGKYTIGPQDVEPHLDENTIGVVAVLGTTFTGHKDDVVGIDKLLRDVRKERDLDIPIHVDGASGAFVWPFLYPDSKWDFRLEQVRSINVSGHKYGLVYPGIGWLIFREESDLAKDLVFYENYLGKTDATFTLNFSTGASMVLAQYYNFVRLGRQGYTYVMKIMQENARALADNLRSSGRFEVIGSDLEQLPLVAFRLSGENAYDESDIAWQLSAERGWMVPAYTLPPNAEKVKILRALVKETLSREQIDRLSQDIADACRTLDNKGAAHGIERAQTKRGTGY
- a CDS encoding tetratricopeptide repeat protein, with the translated sequence MRTAPGTSVPFGPDAALALRDINQEFSHNLLVGDLIAVGNVGRDLVLKVPERTAPALNGLPSPAPMFSGRGTLLDDLVEALDPNQADEADGHAARVVTGMPGVGKTELVLQVATRALRHQGWFPGGVLFVDLLGYDPERCVPPEQALVGFLRALGVPAEQVPSDVQERARIYTTILRAYADAGRRLLVVLDNAATVEGVRFLLPPDGGAVLITSRHALGVPGARVHRLPVLQPHEAIALLEKGLMASNGASDTRVATAPEHAAEIARLCGFLPLALQIVTALLADQPEKPLAAMARDLAEAREERLDELEREEVAVRAAFHLSYRRLDAQQALLFRLLPLNTGPDVAVRTAAALLDAREHVTRRLLEALHRAHLVESGSEYGRWRMHDLLRIYANERGWEDREADGRGRAAGRLLVFYAFNVREAQASIAGAKSGTGLFPARAEAIGWLESELPNLVASTVRAAEQEQWEFVLGLALRLSSFFELRRHLDEWVLTAQAGWRAAKKIGGEGLAHATLNLGQALTAAGRNGEALPVLELAADLHRAADNLVGEANASNATGLVMMEEHRLDEAYEQFAATAALFSRSGDVRSAAEVDVNWATCLARMGREGEARTMLRRAIAVFRNQGDVRHEAGALTNLAAMSFGQEDEEDEDSQDGRDATLHQDDEIVTCRRAIAVFDEVGDAHAAAVATAQLGRSLRHKGDYKAATEALRKATAFFHRTNERSLEAELLGELGLCYDARDNRRRAVELYRQAETMFAELDNQVARGRMLSRIAVAYGRMSRPDDALTASREAADAYAAGGDTRREAGVQLLLAEQLRASGRLRESIRAGHRAARLFAEDENEPPHVAVSNYATTLRAARTALDGLTIHTEALTLFSPPEHRDPPDPAMATATGVSTRPDLTAYRARTLLSFGMLRLLRDEAARAEALLEEAGRLFESVHEEHFVAVAANNLGACLASQGKHARALAACESALRLYRALDEREGEAQALMQIAAPLGGTARHEEAEAALHEAIEIFDDLGDAQGFMAMNNLGTLYEEQGRMREAVLWYSRSARNKCIPAAENLRRIARMEESPGPSRT
- a CDS encoding AraC family transcriptional regulator produces the protein MQLQQEVSAWRPRVAGVVEVFHARFTAHAYPMHVHDEWTLLIVDDGAVRYDLDRHRRGTPGGTVSLLPPQVPHNGSAATSHGFRKRVVYLDTTVLDERFIGAAVDGPDLADSVLRRRVGQLHRALTSPGDAFEAESRLALIGERLRALLQPRLELPGGHTAPPGTDARHGIARSLRELLDERVVAGISLPEAAGLVQAHPAHLVRSFSAAFGIPPHQYLISRRVALARRLLLDGRPAAEVAVEAGFHDQSHFTRHFKRIVGTTPGRYARSAMP